From the genome of Muricauda sp. SCSIO 64092, one region includes:
- a CDS encoding gliding motility-associated C-terminal domain-containing protein: protein MKKLLHISLFLMGLLATAQTAFYNAGNLQLHGNVQIGFHTNLINNAPLETTNGLVGFYGDRIIQILGDQAPTFFDMEVFLPNGRLFLFNSINVTNNLNFIEGNLLSALNNQLVYLNFREDAFFTGENDLSKVTGFAAITNKQTFSFPVGDQNQLRPLLLNSDSNNALAICAYLFEDPSNPSSILESYDTDEKVRNIGEITSNEFWILQTNVPSSVTLGWNPRSGLGNLANSIEDIIMVGWSKSSNQWVVIGNTAISGDLEQGFLISEKFVPNDFSAITFGTTPLPTDTFAVNTPTLGNYFVSPNGDGVNDFLVFDNLEDTGPNFVSIYNRFGQKVFELSNYSNEFNGISNINNLVINKQIGVPEGVYYYIVDLPEQDLQYQGFFFLDR from the coding sequence TTGAAAAAGCTCCTTCATATATCATTGTTTTTAATGGGTCTGCTGGCCACAGCCCAAACCGCCTTCTACAATGCTGGAAATCTTCAGCTCCATGGCAATGTCCAGATTGGTTTCCATACCAATTTGATCAACAATGCCCCTTTGGAGACCACCAATGGACTGGTGGGGTTTTATGGGGACCGGATTATCCAAATCCTGGGTGATCAAGCCCCCACATTTTTTGATATGGAAGTATTTCTGCCCAATGGGCGGCTCTTCCTCTTCAATTCCATCAATGTGACCAACAATCTTAATTTTATTGAAGGTAACCTTCTTAGCGCGCTCAACAACCAACTGGTCTACCTGAATTTTAGGGAGGATGCCTTTTTTACCGGAGAAAATGACCTGAGTAAGGTTACCGGTTTTGCGGCCATCACCAACAAGCAAACCTTTTCCTTTCCGGTAGGGGATCAAAATCAGCTTCGGCCATTGTTACTCAATTCGGATTCCAATAATGCATTGGCCATCTGTGCGTACCTTTTTGAGGATCCGTCAAATCCATCATCGATTTTGGAAAGCTACGACACCGACGAAAAAGTACGTAATATCGGGGAGATCACAAGCAATGAATTCTGGATTTTGCAAACCAATGTGCCCTCTTCCGTTACCTTGGGTTGGAACCCGAGAAGTGGTTTGGGAAACCTTGCCAATTCCATTGAAGATATTATAATGGTCGGGTGGTCAAAAAGCAGCAATCAATGGGTAGTTATTGGCAATACAGCCATTAGCGGGGATTTGGAACAGGGATTTCTCATATCCGAGAAGTTCGTACCCAATGACTTTTCCGCCATTACGTTTGGTACAACTCCACTACCAACCGATACTTTTGCCGTTAATACTCCAACCCTGGGCAATTACTTTGTCTCTCCAAATGGGGACGGCGTCAACGATTTCCTGGTATTTGATAATTTGGAGGATACGGGACCCAATTTTGTATCCATATATAACAGATTTGGCCAAAAGGTATTTGAACTCTCCAATTACAGCAATGAGTTCAACGGAATTTCCAATATCAACAACCTCGTCATCAATAAGCAAATAGGGGTTCCTGAAGGAGTGTACTATTATATTGTTGATTTGCCGGAGCAGGATCTACAATATCAAGGCTTCTTTTTTCTGGATAGATAA
- a CDS encoding M15 family metallopeptidase, with product MQRRTFVKKASLGSLAMSTLPALSLANDPEYSILELMGKADIELFGKGINLRKDAHDAFVDMKKAAYTAGFDIKIVSSYRDFYRQQAIWERKYIKYTEVDGMEPIPAMEKIIEYSTIPGTSRHHWGTDIDIIDGYPKVDGDVLVPEKFGEGGPFEGLKKWLDENSESFGFHLVYTDSYFRRGFKYEPWHYSYAPTSIPMLAQFRKKNIFRLIKEEEFEGVSHFTTNFLKKYIHDNILDINPDLL from the coding sequence ATGCAAAGAAGAACGTTTGTCAAGAAAGCCTCTTTGGGTTCCTTAGCGATGTCTACGCTCCCTGCACTTTCCCTAGCCAACGATCCCGAATATTCCATTCTTGAATTAATGGGAAAAGCGGATATAGAATTATTTGGAAAGGGTATTAACCTAAGGAAAGATGCCCACGATGCTTTTGTTGACATGAAAAAAGCGGCTTACACAGCGGGTTTTGATATTAAAATCGTTTCCAGCTATAGGGACTTCTACCGGCAACAGGCCATATGGGAACGCAAATACATCAAATATACCGAAGTGGATGGCATGGAACCCATTCCTGCCATGGAAAAGATAATTGAATACTCAACCATACCAGGTACGAGCAGACACCATTGGGGAACGGACATCGATATCATTGACGGGTATCCAAAAGTGGATGGGGATGTGCTGGTTCCGGAAAAATTTGGCGAGGGAGGTCCTTTTGAAGGTTTAAAAAAGTGGCTCGATGAAAATTCCGAAAGCTTTGGCTTCCATTTAGTATATACGGATAGTTATTTTAGGCGTGGCTTTAAATATGAGCCATGGCATTATAGCTACGCTCCCACGTCCATCCCCATGTTGGCACAGTTTAGGAAAAAGAACATTTTTAGGCTCATTAAGGAAGAAGAGTTCGAAGGGGTTTCGCATTTTACGACCAATTTCCTGAAAAAGTATATCCATGACAACATATTGGATATCAACCCCGATTTGTTGTAA
- a CDS encoding M48 family metalloprotease, with product MRSRGSWKIRILIGLAIVVFAFVQRCNNTKENPYTGRIQNINMSAEQEIAIGLQSAPEMAQQHGGLYPDERMQAFVDAVGQKLVRNSIARETPYKYDFHLLADDRTINAFALPGGQCFITYALFSKLNESQLAGVLGHEIGHVIGRHSAERIAESNFWQTLTMGASVGGDMGGLVQGIGQNTLLKNGRGDELESDDLGVLLMIQSGYDPYEMIKVMEILKAAAGPNRVPEFQSTHPNPENRIERIKEAIIRYQGR from the coding sequence ATGAGAAGTAGGGGAAGTTGGAAAATCCGCATTCTTATTGGTCTTGCCATTGTGGTATTTGCCTTTGTACAACGCTGCAACAATACGAAAGAGAACCCATATACGGGCAGGATACAGAACATTAATATGTCTGCTGAGCAGGAAATTGCCATTGGCCTGCAAAGTGCCCCGGAAATGGCCCAACAACATGGGGGACTTTATCCTGACGAGCGTATGCAAGCTTTTGTGGATGCCGTAGGGCAAAAACTGGTCCGCAACAGTATTGCCCGGGAAACGCCATATAAATACGACTTTCATCTTTTGGCGGATGATCGAACCATCAATGCATTTGCATTACCTGGGGGTCAATGCTTTATTACCTATGCACTTTTCAGCAAATTAAATGAATCCCAACTGGCCGGGGTTCTCGGTCATGAAATAGGCCATGTAATCGGCAGGCATTCTGCGGAACGAATTGCCGAAAGCAATTTTTGGCAGACCCTGACCATGGGTGCCTCCGTAGGTGGGGATATGGGAGGATTGGTCCAAGGGATCGGACAAAATACCCTACTGAAAAATGGCCGTGGGGATGAGTTGGAGAGTGATGATTTAGGGGTGTTGTTAATGATCCAATCGGGTTATGACCCATATGAGATGATCAAGGTTATGGAAATATTAAAAGCCGCGGCCGGTCCCAATAGGGTTCCCGAGTTTCAAAGCACGCATCCGAATCCCGAAAACAGGATAGAGCGGATAAAAGAAGCTATTATACGGTACCAAGGTCGATAA
- a CDS encoding DUF6747 family protein: MGTILNFKSLYLAAFDDCKPRFLVMVLKIYSVFSAIMILMAVYAFFYRAFTGFEF, encoded by the coding sequence ATGGGGACAATTCTGAATTTTAAAAGTCTTTATCTGGCTGCATTTGATGATTGTAAGCCTAGATTTTTGGTGATGGTGTTGAAAATCTACTCCGTTTTTAGCGCAATTATGATTTTAATGGCCGTATATGCTTTTTTTTACAGGGCATTTACAGGATTTGAATTTTAA
- a CDS encoding ankyrin repeat domain-containing protein has translation MRKTILTVSLVMVAMTMFANVRLDGKAFEAEKALEAVEAFELSSFCKAIMKGDLEMVQKMIALGEDVNQKSLGKTPAHYAARYNKPEILQLLIDHGANLKQRCDKGYTVKKYAELSKAMEALEVINAAMKK, from the coding sequence ATGAGAAAAACAATTTTAACCGTAAGTTTGGTTATGGTAGCCATGACCATGTTCGCTAATGTCCGTTTGGACGGAAAAGCCTTTGAGGCAGAAAAGGCTCTTGAGGCCGTTGAAGCTTTTGAGCTTAGTTCATTTTGCAAAGCAATTATGAAAGGGGACTTGGAAATGGTACAAAAGATGATTGCCCTAGGGGAAGATGTGAACCAAAAATCTTTAGGTAAGACGCCGGCACATTATGCCGCACGTTACAACAAACCGGAAATCCTACAATTGTTGATTGACCATGGAGCCAATCTTAAGCAACGATGTGACAAGGGGTATACGGTCAAAAAATACGCAGAATTGTCAAAGGCCATGGAAGCGCTGGAAGTTATTAATGCCGCTATGAAGAAGTAA
- the gpmI gene encoding 2,3-bisphosphoglycerate-independent phosphoglycerate mutase — translation MNKKVILMILDGWGKSPNPKVSAIDQANTPFIDSLYSKYANANLLTDGMNVGLPEGQMGNSEVGHMNLGAGRIVYQDLAKINKAVMEDTLKDESVLQDAFNYAKSNTKKVHFLGLVSDGGVHSHMDHLKALISASQSMGVERSYVHAFTDGRDVDPKSGKGFLTDIAEFCSNKNTSLGTVIGRYYAMDRDKRWERVKKAYDVVVHGKGVQFTDVSTAMQNSYDNGVTDEFVEPIVLDGDAKIEQDDVVIFFNFRTDRGRELTMALNQQDFPEQDMKKLDLYYVTMTNYDDTFKGIKVVYDKENIKETLGEVLARSGKKQIRIAETEKYPHVTFFFNGGREEPFDGEKRILCPSPKVATYDLKPEMSAYEIRDAIIPELNEGAADFVCLNFANPDMVGHTGVMEAAIKACETVDECAKDVIMAGLENGYSTLVIADHGNCDTMINPDGSPNTAHTTNPVPLILVDDGLSEITDGVLGNIAPTILKMMGIPQPGAMTQKSLV, via the coding sequence ATGAACAAAAAAGTAATCTTGATGATCTTGGACGGTTGGGGAAAATCACCCAATCCTAAAGTTTCGGCCATCGATCAGGCCAACACCCCTTTTATTGATTCCCTGTATTCCAAATACGCCAATGCAAATCTGCTTACCGATGGCATGAACGTGGGATTGCCCGAAGGTCAAATGGGAAATAGTGAGGTAGGACATATGAATCTAGGGGCAGGGCGCATTGTCTATCAAGATTTGGCCAAAATAAATAAGGCCGTCATGGAGGATACCCTTAAAGACGAAAGTGTATTGCAAGATGCTTTTAACTATGCAAAATCCAATACCAAAAAAGTCCATTTTTTAGGACTGGTAAGTGATGGGGGCGTACATAGCCATATGGACCATTTAAAGGCATTGATCAGCGCCTCCCAATCCATGGGAGTGGAACGATCTTACGTTCATGCCTTTACTGACGGACGGGATGTTGATCCGAAAAGTGGAAAGGGCTTTCTAACCGATATAGCGGAGTTTTGTTCCAATAAAAACACCTCCCTGGGAACGGTTATTGGCCGTTACTATGCCATGGACAGGGATAAACGTTGGGAGCGTGTAAAAAAAGCCTACGATGTTGTGGTCCATGGTAAAGGCGTGCAGTTTACCGATGTGTCCACGGCAATGCAAAACAGTTATGATAACGGTGTAACGGATGAATTTGTAGAACCTATTGTCTTGGACGGGGATGCTAAAATTGAACAGGACGACGTAGTGATTTTCTTCAACTTTAGGACGGATCGTGGTCGGGAATTGACCATGGCACTGAACCAACAGGATTTTCCGGAACAGGACATGAAGAAATTGGATCTGTACTATGTTACCATGACCAATTATGACGACACGTTTAAGGGAATAAAAGTGGTGTACGATAAGGAGAATATCAAAGAGACCCTTGGGGAGGTACTGGCCCGTTCAGGTAAAAAACAGATTCGCATTGCGGAAACCGAAAAATACCCCCACGTTACCTTTTTCTTTAATGGAGGAAGGGAAGAACCTTTTGATGGGGAGAAGCGTATTCTATGTCCGTCGCCCAAAGTGGCCACGTACGATTTGAAACCTGAGATGAGCGCTTATGAAATAAGGGATGCCATAATTCCGGAATTAAATGAGGGTGCGGCGGATTTTGTCTGTTTGAATTTTGCGAATCCCGATATGGTTGGACATACTGGGGTAATGGAAGCTGCGATCAAGGCCTGCGAAACGGTAGATGAATGTGCAAAAGATGTGATCATGGCCGGATTGGAAAATGGATACAGTACCTTGGTCATCGCCGACCATGGCAATTGTGATACCATGATAAATCCTGATGGAAGCCCCAATACGGCGCATACCACCAATCCCGTTCCACTGATTTTGGTAGATGATGGACTTAGCGAAATCACGGACGGTGTATTGGGCAATATTGCTCCGACCATACTTAAAATGATGGGCATACCACAACCTGGGGCCATGACCCAAAAATCCTTGGTATAA
- the map gene encoding type I methionyl aminopeptidase: MIHVKTTEEIELMRDSALVVSRTLGMLASEIKPGANPLKLDKMAEEFIREQGAVPGFLGMYDFPNTLNWSPNAQVVHGIPNNEPLREGDVISVDCGALKNGFYGDHAYTFTVGEVDEPVKKLLKVTKESLYVGIREFKLGNRVGDVAYAIQNYCEGHGYGVVRELVGHGLGKDLHEDPQMPNYGKRGRGKKFVNGMVVAIEPMINMGTRRIKQLKDGWTILTADGKPSAHFEHDVALIDGKPELLSTFQYIYDALGVTSNEEEEFRAKKTA; the protein is encoded by the coding sequence ATGATTCATGTTAAGACAACTGAAGAGATTGAGTTGATGCGCGATAGCGCATTGGTAGTGTCCAGAACCCTGGGTATGTTGGCTTCCGAGATCAAACCTGGAGCCAATCCCCTAAAATTGGATAAAATGGCGGAGGAGTTTATTCGGGAGCAAGGTGCGGTACCCGGTTTTTTGGGCATGTACGATTTTCCCAATACGTTAAACTGGAGTCCCAATGCACAAGTGGTCCATGGTATTCCCAACAACGAACCCTTAAGGGAAGGCGATGTGATCTCCGTTGATTGCGGTGCATTGAAGAACGGTTTTTATGGAGATCACGCCTATACCTTTACGGTTGGTGAAGTGGATGAACCGGTCAAGAAACTGCTCAAGGTCACCAAAGAATCCCTATATGTGGGAATTCGGGAATTTAAATTGGGGAATCGAGTTGGTGATGTGGCCTATGCCATTCAAAATTATTGCGAGGGCCATGGGTATGGCGTTGTACGGGAATTGGTGGGACATGGTCTCGGAAAAGACCTACATGAAGACCCACAAATGCCCAATTATGGAAAACGGGGCAGGGGTAAAAAGTTTGTCAATGGTATGGTTGTGGCCATTGAACCCATGATCAATATGGGTACGAGACGGATTAAGCAGTTAAAGGACGGTTGGACCATTTTAACCGCCGATGGCAAACCCAGTGCACACTTTGAACATGATGTTGCCCTAATTGATGGTAAACCCGAATTGCTTTCTACCTTTCAATATATCTATGATGCCCTGGGAGTAACTTCAAATGAAGAGGAGGAGTTCAGAGCTAAGAAAACAGCCTAG
- a CDS encoding class I SAM-dependent methyltransferase, with amino-acid sequence MSRIFKFVLNLVPRPWLIGLSYYIRPVLTVFLRGNRYTDPIDGKRFRKFLPYGYENPRENVLSPSTLSLERHRLLWLFLKQETNFFATDLRLLHFAPEQAFYKRFRKQKNLDYITTDLNSPLADIKADICNLPFEDESFDVILCNHVLEHIPDDKKAMEELYRILKKGGWGVFQIPQDLNRKTTFEDNSITDKKERTKIFGQYDHIRIYGRDYFDKLRTVGFKVDEVNLSEKLSAEEIEKYRLAKGEIIPLVHKP; translated from the coding sequence GTGTCCAGGATTTTTAAATTCGTTTTAAACTTGGTGCCAAGACCATGGCTCATTGGCCTCAGCTATTATATTCGTCCAGTCCTTACGGTCTTCTTGAGGGGAAACCGATACACCGATCCCATTGATGGCAAAAGGTTTAGGAAGTTTTTGCCCTATGGGTATGAGAACCCAAGGGAAAATGTGCTCTCCCCCTCCACCCTCTCCTTGGAAAGACATCGGTTGTTATGGCTTTTCTTAAAGCAGGAAACCAACTTTTTCGCAACTGATCTCAGGCTTCTTCATTTTGCCCCGGAACAGGCCTTTTACAAACGGTTCCGAAAGCAGAAAAACCTGGACTATATCACTACCGATCTAAACTCCCCCCTGGCGGACATTAAAGCGGATATCTGCAACCTTCCCTTTGAAGACGAAAGCTTTGATGTTATTCTTTGTAACCATGTTCTGGAACATATTCCAGATGACAAAAAAGCCATGGAAGAACTCTATCGTATACTGAAAAAAGGAGGGTGGGGCGTGTTCCAAATTCCCCAGGACCTGAACCGAAAAACAACATTTGAGGACAATTCCATAACCGATAAGAAAGAAAGGACCAAAATCTTTGGACAGTACGACCATATTCGAATCTACGGCCGGGATTATTTTGATAAACTAAGAACGGTTGGTTTTAAAGTGGATGAAGTGAACCTTTCCGAAAAACTTTCCGCTGAGGAAATTGAAAAATACAGATTGGCCAAAGGGGAAATCATTCCCTTGGTGCACAAGCCTTAA
- a CDS encoding FAD:protein FMN transferase codes for MKKTIALLSILAFGCKDNSTYVRNHSVGNALGTTYSIIYLTDKELQLQKEVDSVFRVINTSMSTYIPDSDISKINRGDSTLVVDTMFKEVFTLSQTIYHESEGYFDPTVGTLVNAWGFGPGAAIEMDSTKVDSLLQYVGFDKVKLDSIGTISKEHPAIFFDFNAIAKGYAIDRLGAMLNARGIAHYLVEVGGEVLTKGENRITKKEWTVGIDDPQIEEGRALKKIISLKDRAMASSGNYRKFRVDPETGEKFVHTIDPKTGFTKNAKVLATSVVAGNCATADAYATAFMAMDLEDSKLLLKKHKELEAYIIYLDDNGATAEFMTPGFEALVSR; via the coding sequence ATGAAAAAAACAATAGCCCTTCTTAGCATTCTGGCATTTGGTTGCAAGGACAACAGTACCTATGTTAGAAACCATAGTGTTGGTAATGCCCTTGGAACCACCTACTCCATTATTTATCTAACGGATAAGGAGCTGCAGCTCCAAAAGGAGGTGGATTCCGTATTTAGGGTCATCAATACATCCATGTCTACCTATATCCCGGATTCGGATATTTCAAAAATCAATCGTGGGGATAGTACTTTGGTCGTGGATACCATGTTCAAGGAAGTTTTTACCCTATCACAAACGATATATCACGAATCGGAAGGATATTTTGATCCCACGGTCGGCACTCTGGTCAACGCCTGGGGATTTGGCCCGGGCGCAGCAATTGAAATGGACAGTACCAAGGTGGACAGTCTACTCCAATATGTAGGCTTTGATAAGGTGAAACTGGATTCCATTGGGACAATTTCCAAAGAACATCCGGCAATCTTTTTTGATTTTAACGCCATTGCCAAGGGATATGCAATAGATAGGTTGGGTGCTATGCTCAATGCAAGGGGCATTGCTCATTATTTGGTCGAAGTAGGGGGGGAAGTATTGACAAAAGGGGAGAACAGGATAACTAAAAAGGAATGGACTGTTGGCATTGATGACCCGCAGATCGAAGAGGGGAGGGCACTAAAAAAAATCATATCCCTAAAGGATAGGGCGATGGCATCTTCAGGAAACTATAGAAAGTTCAGGGTCGATCCGGAAACCGGTGAAAAGTTTGTACATACCATTGATCCAAAAACGGGATTTACCAAAAATGCAAAAGTGTTGGCAACAAGTGTGGTTGCCGGAAACTGTGCTACCGCAGATGCTTATGCAACGGCTTTTATGGCCATGGATTTGGAGGATTCCAAGCTTTTACTAAAAAAACACAAAGAATTGGAAGCCTATATCATTTATCTGGATGATAATGGGGCAACCGCTGAATTCATGACCCCAGGTTTTGAAGCTCTGGTAAGTCGTTAA
- a CDS encoding Na(+)-translocating NADH-quinone reductase subunit F: MSRELTEQELHNLAMNLVGKELEKDGFEFMAVNSKFKKDPQFVCLKDTFLHFVVVRYVPFPNDPKAYDQKLMDKVKDHANKFEARTYYAGVGLSNASDRSLPVLLNKPYLVDYDGLISF; the protein is encoded by the coding sequence ATGAGCAGGGAATTAACTGAACAGGAGTTGCACAATCTAGCCATGAATCTGGTGGGCAAGGAACTGGAAAAGGATGGCTTCGAATTCATGGCCGTAAACAGCAAGTTCAAAAAGGACCCCCAATTTGTATGTCTTAAGGATACTTTTTTACATTTTGTGGTGGTACGGTATGTCCCTTTTCCCAACGATCCAAAGGCATACGATCAAAAATTAATGGATAAGGTTAAGGACCATGCCAACAAGTTTGAAGCAAGGACCTATTATGCTGGGGTGGGGCTGTCAAATGCATCGGATAGAAGTCTTCCCGTTTTACTGAACAAGCCCTATTTGGTTGATTATGATGGACTGATTTCATTTTAA
- the nqrF gene encoding NADH:ubiquinone reductase (Na(+)-transporting) subunit F, producing the protein MILATSTGGTILITIVAFLILTLLLVALLLFTKEKLSPSGPVTLTINGEKKIEVASGGTLLATLGNQKVFLPSACGGGGTCIQCECHVLSGGGEALPTETPHFSRKELQHGARLACQVKVKQDMEITIPEEVFGIKKWHAKVVRNFNVASFIKEFVVEIPEMMNYKAGGYIQIEIPPCEVKYSDMDITAHPEEHETPDKFKAEWDKFNLWPLVMKNSETVERAYSMASYPAEGREIMLNVRIATPPWDRSKNGWMDVNPGVASSYIFGLKEGDEVTISGPFGEFFINESEAEMLYVGGGAGMAPMRSHLYHLFKTLKTNRKVTYWYGGRSKRELFYIDHFKQLEKDFPNFKFYMALSEPLEEDNWQVKKDINDEEGDGFVGFIHNCVIDNYLNHHETPEDIELYFCGPPLMNKAVQKMGEDFGIPDENIRFDDFGG; encoded by the coding sequence ATGATATTAGCTACATCAACAGGGGGTACCATTCTAATAACCATTGTGGCTTTTTTGATACTCACATTGTTATTGGTCGCCCTATTACTGTTTACCAAGGAAAAACTTTCCCCTTCGGGGCCTGTGACATTGACCATTAATGGAGAAAAGAAGATTGAGGTCGCTTCAGGGGGTACCTTATTGGCTACCCTGGGTAATCAGAAGGTTTTCCTGCCATCTGCTTGTGGGGGTGGTGGTACCTGCATTCAATGTGAATGCCACGTACTTTCCGGAGGTGGTGAGGCCTTACCTACCGAAACGCCACATTTCTCCAGAAAGGAGCTACAACATGGTGCGCGTTTGGCCTGTCAGGTCAAGGTAAAGCAGGACATGGAAATTACCATTCCGGAAGAGGTGTTCGGGATTAAGAAATGGCATGCCAAGGTTGTTCGAAATTTTAATGTAGCTTCCTTCATCAAAGAGTTTGTGGTTGAAATTCCGGAGATGATGAACTATAAAGCGGGGGGATATATCCAGATAGAAATCCCTCCTTGTGAGGTGAAGTATTCCGATATGGATATCACGGCACACCCGGAAGAGCATGAAACCCCGGATAAGTTTAAGGCGGAGTGGGATAAGTTCAACCTTTGGCCCTTGGTCATGAAGAACTCGGAAACCGTGGAAAGGGCATATTCAATGGCTTCCTACCCGGCGGAAGGACGGGAAATCATGTTGAACGTACGTATAGCAACACCGCCATGGGATCGATCCAAAAACGGATGGATGGATGTAAATCCTGGAGTGGCATCTTCATACATTTTCGGATTAAAAGAGGGGGATGAGGTAACGATATCCGGTCCATTTGGGGAATTCTTTATCAATGAATCAGAAGCCGAAATGCTTTATGTAGGTGGTGGTGCCGGAATGGCACCCATGCGTTCACACTTGTACCATCTGTTCAAAACCTTGAAAACCAATAGAAAAGTTACCTATTGGTACGGAGGACGCTCCAAGAGGGAGCTTTTCTACATAGACCATTTTAAGCAATTGGAAAAGGACTTCCCAAATTTCAAATTTTATATGGCACTTTCAGAGCCCTTGGAGGAAGACAATTGGCAGGTAAAAAAGGATATCAATGATGAGGAAGGGGATGGTTTCGTCGGGTTTATTCACAATTGTGTGATTGATAACTACTTAAACCATCACGAAACCCCGGAAGACATCGAACTGTATTTTTGTGGGCCACCTTTAATGAATAAGGCGGTACAAAAAATGGGTGAGGATTTTGGTATTCCAGACGAGAATATCCGTTTTGACGACTTTGGGGGATAG
- the nqrE gene encoding NADH:ubiquinone reductase (Na(+)-transporting) subunit E: MLEHVELFFKSIFIDNMVFAVFLGMCSYLAVSKKVSTAVGLGAAVIFVLGVTVPLNWLLDQYLLRDGALAWLGPEYADYNLGFLSFILFIATIATMVQLVEIVVEKFSPALYNSLGIFLPLIAVNCAILGGSLFMQAREIPSLGLALNYGISSGIGWFLAILAIAAIREKIRYSNVPAPLRGLGITFIITGLMGIGFQSFGGMLTGDNEPPETPAATTAETTDKKEIKEEIEKDEKAISYNDAINE; this comes from the coding sequence ATGTTGGAACATGTAGAATTATTTTTCAAATCCATTTTCATTGACAACATGGTATTTGCCGTGTTTTTGGGAATGTGTTCTTATTTGGCGGTTTCCAAAAAAGTAAGTACCGCAGTGGGCCTAGGTGCCGCAGTTATTTTTGTTTTGGGGGTTACCGTGCCGTTGAACTGGCTTTTGGACCAATACTTATTACGTGATGGAGCCTTGGCCTGGTTGGGACCCGAGTATGCAGATTATAATTTGGGATTTTTGTCATTTATCCTTTTTATTGCCACTATTGCCACCATGGTACAATTGGTGGAGATTGTGGTTGAAAAGTTTTCACCGGCCCTCTACAATTCCCTGGGTATTTTCCTTCCGTTGATTGCGGTAAACTGTGCTATTTTAGGAGGTTCCCTTTTTATGCAGGCTAGGGAAATCCCTTCCCTTGGACTGGCCTTGAATTATGGGATCAGCTCCGGTATCGGATGGTTCCTGGCTATTTTGGCCATCGCCGCCATTAGGGAAAAAATCAGGTATTCCAATGTTCCCGCTCCCTTAAGGGGACTGGGGATAACCTTCATCATTACAGGTTTAATGGGAATTGGTTTCCAGAGTTTTGGGGGGATGCTAACGGGTGACAATGAACCACCTGAAACCCCTGCGGCAACAACTGCAGAGACAACGGACAAAAAAGAAATTAAAGAAGAGATTGAAAAGGACGAAAAAGCAATCTCTTATAACGATGCCATAAACGAATAG
- a CDS encoding NADH:ubiquinone reductase (Na(+)-transporting) subunit D yields MALLSKKDANLILDPLADNNPITIQVLGICSALAITAELKASIVMSISVIFVMGIGNVVISLLRNVIPSKIRIIVQLIVVATLVIVVDQVLKAYAYDLSKTLSVFVGLIITNCIIMGRFEAFALGNGVWRSFLDGIGNALGYGVILIIVGFFRELLGSGTLFGIPVLGDPIAKTGLYSIGYENNGFMIIPPAALIVVGVIIWVQRSRNRALIEEA; encoded by the coding sequence ATGGCATTACTTTCAAAAAAAGACGCAAACCTTATCCTTGATCCGCTGGCGGACAACAATCCCATTACCATACAGGTTTTGGGAATCTGTTCCGCACTTGCGATAACAGCAGAATTGAAAGCCTCAATTGTGATGTCGATATCCGTGATTTTTGTGATGGGCATTGGAAATGTGGTCATATCCTTGTTACGGAACGTGATTCCCTCAAAGATTCGAATCATAGTACAATTGATTGTGGTTGCCACATTGGTAATTGTGGTTGACCAAGTGCTTAAGGCCTATGCCTACGACCTGAGTAAAACTTTATCCGTTTTTGTGGGATTGATTATTACCAACTGTATCATTATGGGACGCTTTGAGGCCTTTGCCCTGGGAAATGGTGTTTGGAGGTCTTTCCTGGACGGCATAGGAAATGCCCTTGGATACGGTGTCATCCTGATAATAGTAGGCTTTTTTAGAGAGCTTTTGGGTTCTGGAACCCTATTTGGAATTCCGGTTCTTGGAGATCCCATAGCTAAAACAGGTCTGTATTCCATAGGTTACGAAAACAATGGTTTTATGATCATTCCTCCTGCAGCCTTAATCGTTGTTGGGGTTATCATTTGGGTTCAACGTTCTAGAAATAGGGCACTTATTGAGGAAGCTTAA